In Nostocoides sp. HKS02, the DNA window ACGACTGCCCTGACTACTGCCCGGACGACTGCCCTGACTACTGGCCTGACGGCGTCGAACGGCCCGGTCGCGCTACCCCCTGCGCGGCCGGGCCGTTCGTCCCCTGTGTTTCCCCGACTGTGACAGTAGGCCGGGTGCTGGCCAGTCGTACATGGGTAGAAGTACCCATTTTCGGCATGGCCCGGAGGGGCTAGTCACCGGAATGTCCGGTCGTGCGACGATTCCGGGTATGCCGCCGCGCCGCCGAGTTCCCGTCGCCGAGGGCGCTGCCGCAGTGCGGCGATGGCGTGAGGGTCCGACCTCGGTCGAGCGGCCGATCCTGGCCGCCGCCGTGCGGTACACCCTCGAAGAGCTCGCCACGGTGGCGCCGGGTCGCAGCGTGGAGGTGCGGGTGCCGCCGTTCGGGGCGGTGCAGTGCGTCGAGGGCACCACCCACACCCGCGGCACCCCGCCCAACGTGGTCGAGACGGACGCCCAGACCTGGCTCGCCGTGGCGACGGGGCAGCTCGGCTGGCAGGCGGCCTGGGAGGCCGGCTCGCTACGGGTGAGCGGCCACCGGGCAGACCTCACGGCATACCTGCCTCTGGTCTGAGTGCCGGTCTGAGTGGGGTCCGAGCGGCCGGCTGAGCGGTCGCGCAGGTCTCACTCGCCGGGGTAGCGCACCCCGACCTGTGCGCGGACCTGGTCGAGAGCGGTCATGATCGCCACCGTCTCGTCGAGTGGCATGAGCGGTGA includes these proteins:
- a CDS encoding sterol carrier family protein yields the protein MPPRRRVPVAEGAAAVRRWREGPTSVERPILAAAVRYTLEELATVAPGRSVEVRVPPFGAVQCVEGTTHTRGTPPNVVETDAQTWLAVATGQLGWQAAWEAGSLRVSGHRADLTAYLPLV